In one window of Gossypium hirsutum isolate 1008001.06 chromosome A01, Gossypium_hirsutum_v2.1, whole genome shotgun sequence DNA:
- the LOC107917081 gene encoding 5'-nucleotidase domain-containing protein DDB_G0275467, whose amino-acid sequence MEDVLDEWETAVQQLQIDPFGSASVRNWKLSEEEIVEIYGTRHIGRDQACRLMGLMDFFCFSEACLIVDMVQYFVDAKLEFDACYIYEDVNNAIQHVHHSGLMHRGILSDPHRYLVKNGQLLQFLRILKEKGKRLFLLTNSPYYFVDGGMQFMLEVIVRSFSQDIQGGR is encoded by the exons ATGGAAGATGTATTAGATGAGTGGGAAACTGCAGTTCAGCAGTTGCAAATAGATCCTTTTGGCTCTGCTTCTGTTCGTAACTGGAAG CTTAGTGAGGAGGAAATAGTAGAGATATATGGCACAAGACATATTGGCCGTGACCAGGCATGCCGTCTGATGGGCTTGATGGACTTTTTCTGCTTCAGTGAG gCATGTCTCATTGTTGATATGGTGCAATATTTCGTTGATGCTAAACTAGAATTTGATGCCTGCTATATATATgaagatgttaataatgcaattCAGCATGTTCATCATAGTGGTTTGATGCATAGAGGAATTCTATCTGATCCTCATCGATATCTTGTAAAAAAT GGCCAGCTTTTACAGTTTCTTAGGATATTAAAGGAGAAGGGAAAGAGACTTTTCTTGCTGACAAATTCACCGTATTACTTTGTGGATGGAGGGATGCAGTTTATGTTGGAG GTCATAGTGAGGAGCTTCTCACAAGATATCCAAGGAGGAAGATAA